From one Actinopolyspora saharensis genomic stretch:
- a CDS encoding sugar phosphate isomerase/epimerase family protein: protein MTGATPANGGPSPGARPGGIRSPRFGYGTNGFTNHRLADALEVLAEQGYAGVALTLDHDHLDPFAPELSERVEQVRAQLRRLGLAVVVETGARYLLDPRNKHHPTLLSEPGWSARVDLLRRAVRIAAQLSAEAVSFWSGTKPAELDDETAGLRLLEGCSAVLDTAEQHGVPLGFEPEPGMFVSDLDGFEWLRAELGRPELFGLTLDIGHCRCLELDPVPQCVRRAGDRLVHVQIDDMCRGTHEHLEFGDGEIDFPPVLAALDEVDYRGLVSVELPRHGHAAPRVSLRSIDFLRAAALRAAAEVNT from the coding sequence ATGACCGGGGCGACGCCCGCGAACGGTGGCCCCTCACCTGGTGCGCGCCCCGGTGGGATCCGGTCACCGCGCTTCGGGTACGGGACGAACGGATTCACCAACCACCGCCTGGCCGACGCGCTGGAGGTCCTGGCCGAGCAGGGCTACGCGGGAGTGGCCCTGACGCTCGACCACGATCACCTGGACCCGTTCGCCCCGGAGCTGTCCGAGCGGGTCGAGCAGGTGCGCGCGCAGCTGCGCCGGCTGGGCCTGGCGGTCGTGGTGGAGACCGGTGCGCGCTACCTGCTCGACCCCCGGAACAAGCACCACCCAACGCTGCTGTCCGAACCGGGGTGGTCCGCACGCGTGGACCTGCTGCGACGCGCGGTGCGCATCGCCGCGCAGCTGTCCGCCGAGGCGGTCTCGTTCTGGAGCGGCACCAAACCGGCCGAGCTGGACGACGAGACCGCGGGGCTGCGGCTGCTGGAAGGCTGCTCGGCGGTGCTGGACACCGCCGAGCAGCACGGCGTCCCGCTCGGGTTCGAGCCGGAACCCGGGATGTTCGTCTCCGATCTGGACGGTTTCGAGTGGTTGCGGGCCGAACTCGGACGTCCGGAGCTGTTCGGGCTCACTCTCGACATCGGGCACTGCCGCTGCCTGGAACTGGACCCGGTGCCGCAGTGCGTGCGCCGCGCGGGCGACCGGCTGGTCCACGTCCAGATCGACGACATGTGCCGGGGAACCCACGAGCACCTCGAGTTCGGGGACGGCGAGATCGACTTCCCCCCGGTGCTGGCCGCGCTGGACGAGGTCGACTACCGGGGACTCGTCTCGGTGGAACTTCCGCGACACGGCCACGCCGCTCCCCGGGTCTCCCTGCGTTCGATCGACTTCCTGCGCGCAGCTGCTCTGCGCGCGGCGGCGGAGGTGAACACATGA
- a CDS encoding TatD family hydrolase — MRVFDPHIHMTSRTTDDYDAMHRAGVRALVEPAFWVGQPRTSAATFVDYFDGLVGWEPFRAAQYGIAHHCAIGLNPKEANDPRCREVLEVLPRYLAKDGVVAVGELGYDSMTEAEDEVFAAQLALARQEELPVLVHTPHRDKVAGTRRSLDVVRESGIPPERVVVDHLNEVTVSLVADSGCWMGFSIYPDTKMDEDRMVRLLREHGTEGVLINSAADWGRSDPLKTIKTASAMLAAGFDQSAVDSVFWDNPVRFYGRSGRLELDVEAPSRQGATFAGNTIERGSR, encoded by the coding sequence ATGCGCGTCTTCGATCCGCACATCCACATGACGTCCCGCACCACCGACGACTACGACGCGATGCACCGGGCCGGGGTCCGCGCCCTGGTGGAACCCGCTTTCTGGGTCGGCCAGCCCCGCACCTCGGCGGCGACGTTCGTGGACTACTTCGACGGGCTCGTGGGCTGGGAGCCGTTCCGCGCCGCGCAGTACGGGATCGCACATCACTGCGCCATCGGCCTCAACCCGAAGGAGGCCAACGATCCGCGCTGCCGGGAGGTGCTGGAGGTCCTGCCGCGGTACCTCGCCAAGGACGGGGTCGTGGCCGTCGGCGAACTCGGCTACGACTCCATGACCGAGGCGGAGGACGAGGTCTTCGCCGCCCAGCTCGCGCTGGCCCGGCAGGAGGAGCTGCCGGTGCTGGTGCACACGCCGCATCGCGACAAGGTGGCGGGCACGCGCCGCAGCCTCGACGTGGTCCGCGAGTCCGGCATCCCGCCCGAGCGCGTCGTCGTCGACCACCTCAACGAGGTGACGGTGTCCCTGGTCGCCGACTCCGGGTGCTGGATGGGGTTCTCGATCTACCCGGACACCAAGATGGACGAGGACCGGATGGTCCGGCTGCTCCGGGAGCACGGCACCGAAGGGGTGCTTATCAACTCCGCGGCGGACTGGGGCAGGAGCGACCCGCTGAAGACGATCAAGACGGCCAGCGCGATGCTGGCGGCGGGGTTCGACCAGTCCGCTGTGGACTCGGTCTTCTGGGACAACCCGGTGCGCTTCTACGGGCGGAGCGGGCGGCTGGAGCTCGACGTCGAGGCCCCCTCCCGGCAGGGGGCGACTTTCGCGGGAAACACCATCGAGCGCGGAAGCCGGTGA
- a CDS encoding inositol-3-phosphate synthase → MTDPDNGGLVGVWLIGARGSVATTAITGAAALRDRIVAPAGCVTESPEFPDSGLPEFAQLVFGGHDVAETPLRKRAEQLEHAGLLPRGLPELVSADLSAADSRILPGIADSEQHHDRQELVAELVRDLRSFRQTHGLARVVVVNLSDTEAPHPERAEHSDLRSLRRALREQRQEKVLAPSSLYACAALLANCSYADFTPSTGARLPALDELARRNGVPYAGSDGKTGETLVKSALLPMFSSRALHIRSWSGTNLLGGGDGRNLSDPTNVTSKTSSKHRVVDESLGYPVDGRVHIDYVPDLGESKTAWDHISFAGFLGNGMTMQFTWQGRDSALAAPLVLDLARLLSRAHERGHRGALRELGFFFKDPVGLDEHRLPAQFEMLRSFARELGKDE, encoded by the coding sequence ATGACCGATCCCGACAACGGCGGACTCGTCGGCGTCTGGCTCATCGGCGCACGAGGCTCGGTGGCCACCACGGCGATCACCGGTGCCGCGGCCCTGCGCGACAGGATCGTGGCCCCCGCGGGATGCGTCACCGAATCCCCGGAGTTCCCCGACAGCGGCCTACCGGAGTTCGCACAGCTCGTGTTCGGCGGCCACGACGTCGCCGAGACGCCCCTGCGGAAGCGCGCCGAGCAGCTCGAGCACGCGGGACTGCTGCCACGCGGGCTGCCCGAACTGGTCAGCGCCGACCTGTCGGCGGCGGACAGCCGGATACTGCCCGGAATCGCCGACTCCGAACAGCACCACGACCGGCAGGAGCTCGTCGCGGAGCTGGTGCGGGACCTGCGCTCGTTCCGGCAGACGCACGGCCTGGCCCGGGTGGTCGTGGTCAACCTCTCCGACACCGAAGCACCGCACCCCGAGCGCGCCGAGCACTCCGACCTGCGTTCCCTGCGGCGTGCGCTGCGCGAGCAGCGGCAGGAGAAGGTGCTCGCGCCCAGCTCGCTGTACGCCTGCGCCGCACTGCTAGCCAACTGCTCCTATGCGGACTTCACTCCGTCGACGGGGGCACGCCTGCCCGCGCTGGACGAGCTGGCCCGACGCAACGGGGTCCCGTACGCGGGAAGCGACGGGAAAACCGGGGAGACGCTGGTGAAGTCCGCGCTGCTCCCGATGTTCTCCAGCCGCGCGCTGCACATCAGGTCCTGGTCGGGAACCAACCTGCTCGGCGGCGGGGACGGCCGCAACCTCTCCGATCCGACCAACGTGACCAGCAAGACGAGCTCGAAGCACCGCGTCGTGGACGAGTCCCTCGGCTACCCCGTCGACGGGCGGGTGCACATCGACTACGTCCCCGACCTGGGCGAGAGCAAAACCGCGTGGGACCACATCTCCTTCGCCGGGTTCCTCGGCAACGGGATGACCATGCAGTTCACCTGGCAGGGACGCGACTCGGCACTGGCGGCCCCGCTCGTCCTGGACCTGGCGCGGCTGCTGTCCCGCGCCCACGAACGCGGCCACAGGGGCGCGCTGCGCGAACTCGGCTTCTTCTTCAAGGACCCCGTCGGGCTGGACGAGCACCGCCTGCCGGCCCAGTTCGAGATGCTGCGCTCCTTCGCGCGGGAACTCGGAAAGGACGAATGA
- a CDS encoding SCO3242 family prenyltransferase — protein sequence MRVRALVELLRAPAALSVPGDVLAGAGTDRSPARDRALRTFGSCCLYWAGMALNDYVDRDVDAAERPRRPVPSGRVPAPLALGLSVVLTAAGLAGSAGSGGRRSLAVALPLATTVWSYNLGLKGTAAGPAAMATARALDVLHGAEPGRLRRAVPAATAVGAHTLALSTVAAAEVTGSAKRLPAGALATTLGIGTAVATWLVTSAASRGRGGPDEVLGACALAVYTTTVGRGQLAAVRTPGPAELQRATSGGILGVIPLQSALTAARGSGGRAAALLGLLPVARALSGRVSPT from the coding sequence ATGCGTGTCCGAGCACTGGTGGAACTGTTGCGCGCTCCCGCCGCGCTCTCCGTACCGGGGGACGTGCTCGCGGGTGCGGGCACCGACCGCTCCCCCGCGAGGGACCGCGCGCTGCGGACGTTCGGGTCCTGCTGCCTGTACTGGGCCGGGATGGCGCTCAACGACTACGTCGACCGCGATGTCGACGCGGCCGAGAGGCCGCGGCGGCCCGTCCCCTCGGGCAGGGTTCCCGCACCGCTCGCGCTCGGGCTGTCCGTGGTGTTGACCGCAGCGGGCCTCGCCGGTTCCGCGGGTTCCGGTGGTCGACGCTCCCTGGCGGTGGCGCTCCCGCTCGCCACGACGGTGTGGTCATACAACCTGGGACTGAAGGGCACGGCCGCGGGCCCGGCGGCGATGGCCACCGCACGAGCACTCGACGTGCTGCACGGGGCTGAGCCGGGGCGGCTGCGCCGGGCCGTCCCCGCCGCCACGGCCGTAGGAGCGCACACCCTCGCCCTCAGCACCGTGGCCGCGGCGGAGGTGACCGGTTCCGCGAAGCGCCTCCCCGCAGGCGCCCTCGCCACCACGCTCGGCATCGGCACGGCGGTGGCGACGTGGCTCGTCACAAGCGCCGCGAGCCGGGGGCGAGGCGGTCCCGACGAGGTGCTGGGAGCCTGCGCGCTGGCCGTCTACACCACCACGGTCGGCCGCGGCCAGCTCGCGGCGGTCCGCACCCCCGGTCCGGCGGAGCTGCAACGGGCCACCAGCGGGGGGATCCTCGGGGTGATCCCGCTGCAGTCGGCGTTGACCGCGGCCCGCGGCAGCGGCGGACGCGCGGCCGCGCTGCTCGGACTCCTCCCGGTGGCGCGGGCGCTCTCCGGGCGGGTGTCGCCGACATGA
- a CDS encoding ThuA domain-containing protein, with amino-acid sequence MIALGASAGAQSSDSTDEQRSAPDGGAETEHQEFSVLVFSKTAGYRHGSIPDGKAAIEQLGNENHFGVTTTEDASAFTYENLKQYDAVVWLSTTGDVLNSEQQAAFEKYINDGGGYAGIHAAADTEYDWSFYGDLVGAYFDSHPAVQEATVNVTDRQHPSTSHLPTEWNRTDEWYNYSPNPREDVHVLSTLDESSYDGGNMGEDHPISWCQPHAGGRSWYTGMGHTAASYADPAFLDHLLGGIRTAAGAVSADCGEAAAEGALNQVTLAKTADEVGEPMGMAVLPNGDVLHSERHGTLYRTTADGTTSVAAEIPVYTHDEEGLQSLAIDPNFERNRWVYLYYAPPLNTPSGDAPASAEDPSEFEKWQGHNQLSRFKLGQDGTLDTSSEQQILRVDATRGMCCHVGGDIAFGPDGLLHLSTGDDTNPFQSSGYTPIDERANRNPVFDAQRTSGNTNDLRGKVLRIDVAADGSYTVPEDNLFAGDGDDRTRGEIYAMGFRNPYRISVDQRSGDVYVGNYGPDAGTADPQRGPAGIVEYERITEPGFHGWPYCVGDNKAYHDYDFASGESRGEYDCSNPVNDSPNNDGLTQLPAAEPAWLPYNDGSVPELGSGSESPMGGPVYHHDPNNPSETKLPASYDGKFFAYEWGRGWIKTITPGENGEPGQIEDFFPSMTLTRPMDVEFGDDGSLYVLDYGSGYFGGAEDSALYRIDYVEGGRAPTAQVSAEPTDGRAPLEVNFSAEGSSDPDQGDSLTYAWDFDGDGRTDSTAADPTHTYTSTGEHTATLTVTDEAGKTGTASEQVVVGNTAPEVSFTEPAAGRVFEFGDTIDYEVSVTDPDGTPVDCSKVHVEYILGHSTGNDSHGHPLSEATGCSGSIETSNTDGHQGADIYGVLNASYTDTSPTERAPSLTGEAEIVMQPAGKQAEFFDDSSGVRVVEDSAGAEAGARVGDIHSGDWLSFDPYELSGVGAATFRVSSGGPGGTIEMRSGAPDGPLVGEVEVGNTGGWGNYTRTEPVRLTDPGGSGKLFLVFTGNGTGGLFDVDSMHLQRGPSRTCEPTEPEQGYTSLFDGTASSLDGWEQAGPGRFEHTAECTLRSAGGMGLYWLSSGELTAPYSLKLDWKLTDQDNSGVFVGFPDPGDDPWSAVEKGEEIQIDPTDAPANQTGAIYDEQAPDQQKRDAALNPAGEWNTYEIVVTGNSLTVHLNGTEITHWVDDDPEVDLNSGHIGLQNHGDGDTVSFRDIRVAENIDVTAPRISAAPDPAEPNGDPRGEYAGTYNTPVRLALEATDSGAGVDTVEYRLDGGAWKAYSEPVTVESPGTHAVRFRATDAAGNVSETGEFAFEIKPDACPGSDLRETVVVGSEETGVTNGDSGNGCTINDLIEEDAGHPDHGAFVRHVDRVTNELLSAGVISGREKGRIMSAAGRSDVGR; translated from the coding sequence ATGATCGCTCTCGGCGCCTCCGCCGGAGCGCAGTCGAGCGACTCCACCGACGAACAACGCTCCGCCCCGGACGGCGGGGCCGAGACCGAGCACCAGGAATTCAGCGTTCTGGTCTTCTCGAAGACGGCGGGATACCGGCACGGCTCGATTCCCGACGGAAAGGCGGCGATCGAGCAGCTGGGCAACGAGAACCACTTCGGCGTCACCACCACCGAGGACGCGAGCGCCTTCACCTACGAGAACCTGAAGCAGTACGACGCGGTCGTGTGGCTCTCCACCACCGGCGACGTGCTCAACTCCGAGCAGCAGGCCGCGTTCGAGAAGTACATCAACGACGGCGGCGGTTACGCGGGCATCCACGCCGCTGCCGACACCGAGTACGACTGGTCGTTCTACGGTGACCTCGTCGGGGCCTACTTCGACTCCCACCCGGCCGTGCAAGAAGCCACCGTCAACGTCACCGACCGGCAGCACCCCTCCACCTCCCATCTACCGACGGAGTGGAATCGCACCGACGAGTGGTACAACTACTCACCCAATCCGCGCGAAGACGTGCACGTGCTCAGCACGCTGGACGAGTCCAGCTACGACGGCGGGAACATGGGCGAGGACCACCCGATCAGCTGGTGCCAGCCCCACGCGGGCGGCCGGTCCTGGTACACGGGCATGGGCCACACCGCGGCCTCGTACGCGGACCCCGCGTTCCTGGATCACCTCCTCGGCGGCATCCGCACCGCGGCGGGCGCCGTCTCGGCTGACTGCGGCGAGGCCGCAGCGGAGGGGGCTCTCAACCAGGTGACACTGGCGAAAACGGCCGACGAGGTCGGCGAGCCCATGGGCATGGCGGTACTGCCCAACGGCGACGTGCTGCACAGCGAACGCCACGGCACGCTCTACCGCACCACCGCGGACGGAACCACCAGCGTCGCCGCCGAGATCCCGGTCTACACCCACGACGAGGAGGGGCTGCAGTCCCTGGCGATCGACCCGAACTTCGAGCGGAACCGGTGGGTGTACCTCTACTACGCACCCCCGCTGAACACCCCGTCCGGTGACGCGCCCGCCTCGGCGGAGGACCCGTCCGAGTTCGAGAAGTGGCAGGGCCACAACCAGCTCTCCCGGTTCAAGCTCGGACAGGACGGCACGCTGGACACCTCCAGCGAGCAGCAGATCCTGCGAGTCGACGCCACCAGGGGCATGTGCTGCCACGTCGGTGGGGACATCGCCTTCGGCCCGGACGGCCTGCTGCACCTGTCCACAGGCGACGACACGAACCCGTTCCAGTCGAGCGGCTACACCCCGATCGACGAGCGGGCCAATCGCAACCCCGTCTTCGACGCGCAGCGCACCTCGGGCAACACCAACGACCTGCGCGGCAAGGTGCTGCGGATCGACGTCGCCGCGGACGGCTCCTACACCGTTCCGGAGGACAACCTCTTCGCCGGGGACGGCGACGACCGCACGCGCGGCGAGATCTACGCGATGGGCTTCCGCAATCCGTACCGGATCTCGGTGGACCAGCGCAGCGGTGACGTCTACGTCGGGAACTACGGCCCGGACGCGGGAACGGCGGATCCGCAGCGCGGCCCGGCGGGAATCGTGGAGTACGAGCGGATCACCGAACCGGGCTTCCACGGGTGGCCGTACTGCGTCGGCGACAACAAGGCCTATCACGACTACGACTTCGCCAGCGGCGAGTCCAGGGGTGAGTACGACTGCTCCAACCCCGTCAATGACTCGCCCAACAACGACGGTCTGACACAGCTCCCGGCGGCCGAGCCCGCCTGGCTGCCCTACAACGACGGCTCCGTCCCCGAACTCGGTTCGGGCAGCGAATCGCCCATGGGCGGTCCGGTCTACCACCACGACCCGAACAACCCCTCGGAGACGAAGCTGCCCGCCTCCTACGACGGCAAGTTCTTCGCCTACGAGTGGGGCCGCGGCTGGATCAAGACGATCACGCCCGGGGAGAACGGCGAGCCCGGGCAGATCGAGGACTTCTTCCCCTCGATGACCCTCACCCGACCGATGGACGTCGAGTTCGGTGACGACGGTTCGCTCTACGTCCTCGACTACGGAAGCGGCTACTTCGGCGGGGCGGAGGACTCGGCGCTCTACCGGATCGACTACGTGGAGGGCGGACGAGCCCCGACCGCGCAGGTGTCCGCGGAGCCCACCGACGGCCGGGCGCCGCTCGAGGTGAACTTCTCCGCGGAGGGCTCCTCGGACCCGGACCAGGGCGACTCGCTCACCTACGCGTGGGACTTCGACGGCGACGGGCGGACCGACAGCACCGCTGCCGACCCCACGCACACCTACACCAGCACCGGCGAGCACACCGCCACGCTGACGGTCACCGACGAGGCCGGAAAGACCGGAACCGCGAGCGAGCAGGTGGTGGTCGGCAACACCGCACCCGAAGTCTCGTTCACCGAACCCGCGGCGGGCCGGGTGTTCGAGTTCGGCGACACCATCGACTACGAGGTCTCGGTCACCGATCCGGACGGCACTCCGGTGGACTGCTCGAAGGTGCACGTGGAGTACATACTCGGGCACTCCACGGGCAACGACTCGCACGGTCATCCGCTCAGCGAGGCCACGGGGTGCTCGGGAAGCATCGAGACGTCCAACACCGACGGGCACCAGGGTGCCGACATCTACGGGGTGCTGAACGCCAGCTACACCGACACCTCCCCCACCGAACGAGCTCCCTCGCTCACCGGCGAAGCGGAGATCGTCATGCAACCCGCGGGCAAGCAGGCCGAGTTCTTCGACGACAGCAGCGGTGTGCGGGTCGTGGAGGACAGCGCGGGCGCCGAGGCGGGGGCCCGGGTCGGTGACATCCACTCCGGGGACTGGCTCTCCTTCGACCCGTACGAGCTCTCCGGGGTGGGTGCGGCCACGTTCCGCGTCTCCTCCGGCGGTCCCGGCGGCACGATCGAGATGCGTTCCGGCGCACCGGACGGGCCGCTCGTGGGTGAGGTCGAGGTCGGCAACACCGGCGGTTGGGGCAACTACACCCGAACCGAGCCGGTCCGGCTGACCGACCCCGGCGGAAGCGGGAAGCTGTTCCTGGTGTTCACCGGCAACGGGACGGGTGGTCTGTTCGACGTGGACTCGATGCACCTGCAGCGCGGACCGTCGCGAACCTGCGAGCCCACCGAGCCCGAGCAGGGCTACACCTCCCTGTTCGACGGCACGGCGAGCAGCCTCGACGGCTGGGAGCAGGCAGGCCCGGGACGGTTCGAGCACACCGCCGAGTGCACCCTGCGCTCCGCGGGCGGCATGGGGCTGTACTGGCTGAGCAGCGGGGAGCTCACCGCCCCCTACTCGCTGAAGCTGGACTGGAAGCTCACCGACCAGGACAACTCCGGGGTGTTCGTCGGCTTCCCCGATCCGGGCGACGACCCCTGGTCCGCGGTGGAGAAGGGCGAGGAGATCCAGATCGATCCCACCGACGCCCCCGCGAACCAGACCGGGGCGATCTACGACGAGCAAGCACCCGACCAGCAGAAGCGGGACGCCGCGCTGAATCCCGCCGGCGAGTGGAACACCTACGAGATCGTGGTCACCGGGAACTCCTTGACCGTCCACCTCAACGGCACGGAGATCACCCACTGGGTCGACGACGACCCCGAGGTGGACCTGAACAGCGGACACATCGGGCTGCAGAACCACGGGGACGGTGACACGGTGTCCTTCCGCGACATCCGCGTCGCCGAGAACATCGACGTGACCGCCCCGCGGATCTCCGCCGCGCCGGACCCGGCCGAGCCCAACGGAGACCCGCGCGGCGAGTACGCGGGCACCTACAACACACCGGTGCGGCTCGCCCTCGAGGCCACCGATTCGGGGGCCGGGGTGGACACCGTGGAGTACCGCCTCGACGGCGGTGCCTGGAAGGCCTACTCCGAACCGGTGACCGTGGAATCCCCGGGCACGCACGCAGTTCGCTTCCGGGCCACCGACGCCGCGGGCAACGTCTCGGAGACCGGCGAGTTCGCCTTCGAGATCAAACCCGATGCCTGCCCGGGGTCGGACCTGCGCGAGACGGTGGTCGTCGGCTCTGAGGAGACCGGCGTGACCAACGGTGACTCGGGCAACGGCTGCACGATCAACGACCTGATCGAGGAGGACGCCGGTCATCCCGACCACGGAGCCTTCGTCCGGCACGTGGACCGGGTGACGAACGAGCTGCTGTCCGCCGGTGTCATCTCCGGCCGTGAGAAGGGTCGGATCATGAGCGCCGCCGGGCGCTCGGACGTCGGCAGGTAA
- the eboE gene encoding metabolite traffic protein EboE, with product MRFLHRDGSVVHLAYCTNVHPAEDLDGIIAQLDRYAVPIRERLGADRLGLGLWLPREVARLLTESTAALEELRRALTRRHLEVVTLNGFPYGGFHDPVVKHAVYRPDWSERSRLEYTLELARVLVELLPADVTEGSVSTLPLGLRDTWAEHARSAASGHLAELSAGLAELARRTGRSVRVGFEPEPGCVLETTDDAVSLLRGIDPARIGVCLDACHLAVAFERPSRALAELRAAGIPVVKTQASCALHAQEPCSPATRRALESFTEQRFLHQTRAAAGGALRGVDDLDRALAGELADGGPWRVHFHTPLHTAPRHPLTSTREVLTDALAELLAGGHARTNHVEVETYTWDVLPERDRQAGGVVPGTAAELAWTRARLLELGLTEIER from the coding sequence ATGCGATTCCTGCACCGTGACGGCTCGGTCGTGCACCTGGCCTACTGCACCAACGTCCACCCCGCCGAGGACCTCGACGGAATCATCGCGCAGCTCGACCGGTACGCCGTTCCGATCCGGGAGCGGCTCGGCGCGGACCGGCTCGGGCTCGGTCTGTGGCTGCCCCGCGAGGTGGCGCGGCTGCTCACCGAGAGCACCGCTGCGCTGGAAGAGCTGCGCCGCGCGCTGACGCGGCGGCACCTGGAGGTGGTCACGCTCAACGGATTCCCGTACGGCGGGTTCCACGACCCGGTGGTCAAGCACGCGGTGTACCGGCCGGACTGGTCCGAGCGCTCCAGGCTGGAATACACCCTCGAGCTCGCCCGCGTCCTCGTCGAGCTGCTGCCCGCGGACGTGACCGAGGGCAGCGTCTCCACGCTGCCGCTGGGGCTGCGGGACACGTGGGCCGAGCACGCGCGCTCGGCCGCTTCCGGGCACCTGGCGGAGCTGTCGGCGGGGCTGGCGGAGCTCGCGCGGCGAACGGGGCGGTCGGTCCGGGTCGGGTTCGAACCGGAACCCGGCTGCGTGCTGGAAACGACCGACGACGCGGTGAGCCTCCTGCGCGGCATCGACCCGGCCCGCATCGGGGTGTGCCTGGACGCCTGCCACCTGGCCGTGGCGTTCGAGCGGCCGAGCCGGGCGCTGGCCGAGCTGCGCGCGGCCGGGATTCCCGTGGTCAAGACGCAGGCCTCCTGCGCCCTGCACGCCCAGGAGCCGTGCTCGCCCGCGACGCGGAGGGCGCTGGAGAGCTTCACCGAACAGCGGTTCCTGCACCAGACCCGCGCGGCAGCGGGCGGCGCCCTCCGCGGTGTGGACGACCTGGACCGCGCGCTCGCCGGAGAGCTCGCGGACGGAGGGCCGTGGCGCGTGCACTTCCACACCCCGCTGCACACCGCTCCCCGGCACCCGCTGACGAGCACCCGCGAGGTGCTCACCGACGCCCTGGCCGAACTGCTGGCGGGCGGGCACGCCCGCACCAACCACGTCGAGGTGGAGACCTACACCTGGGACGTGCTGCCGGAGCGGGACCGCCAGGCCGGAGGGGTGGTGCCGGGAACGGCCGCTGAGCTCGCCTGGACCCGCGCACGACTGCTCGAACTCGGACTCACGGAGATCGAACGATGA
- a CDS encoding EboA domain-containing protein, with product MTELSGTDEIRGALRSKLSVNGAAWLEEALQRTAVRQDAIRALFPAAGRNCGRGALVHGTAAAPEGGLDDWTVDDGARALLLARLPLRGRELGDEVAGLYRHGDAAEKRGVLRGLSALPEEPELVRAALPLVRDALRSNDTRLIAAAMGRFGARNLDAHTYRHGVLKCVFLGIPLGSVHGLEERADAELARMLTDHARERAAAGREVPPDVWRVVNPNESNPLREA from the coding sequence ATGACCGAGCTGTCCGGCACCGACGAGATACGCGGGGCTCTCCGAAGCAAGCTCTCCGTGAACGGAGCGGCCTGGCTGGAGGAGGCCCTCCAGCGCACAGCGGTTCGGCAGGACGCCATCAGGGCCCTGTTCCCCGCCGCGGGGCGCAACTGCGGCCGCGGGGCGCTGGTCCACGGGACCGCGGCCGCACCGGAGGGCGGTCTGGACGACTGGACGGTCGACGACGGTGCTCGAGCGCTGCTGCTGGCGCGACTGCCGTTGCGCGGCCGTGAGCTGGGCGACGAGGTCGCGGGGCTGTACCGGCACGGCGACGCGGCGGAGAAGCGCGGCGTGCTGCGCGGGCTGAGCGCGCTGCCCGAGGAGCCGGAGCTGGTCCGCGCGGCGCTTCCGCTGGTGCGGGATGCGCTGCGCAGCAACGACACCCGCCTCATCGCCGCCGCGATGGGGCGGTTCGGAGCGCGCAACCTCGATGCGCACACCTACCGGCACGGCGTGCTCAAGTGCGTGTTCCTCGGGATCCCCCTGGGATCCGTGCACGGGCTGGAGGAACGCGCCGACGCCGAGCTCGCCCGCATGCTGACCGACCACGCCCGGGAACGCGCGGCCGCGGGCCGCGAGGTCCCTCCCGACGTGTGGCGGGTCGTGAACCCGAACGAGTCGAATCCCCTCAGGGAGGCATGA